One genomic region from Anolis sagrei isolate rAnoSag1 chromosome 7, rAnoSag1.mat, whole genome shotgun sequence encodes:
- the LOC132782586 gene encoding interferon-induced transmembrane protein 1-like, with the protein MTSPENNHPTHLGLSIFNLLCCCPLGFAAIIYSCQVKNANAVGDSNQAAKASRTAKMLNIVGIVFGVIVIIAIVVFLVIRTKL; encoded by the exons ATGACTTCTCCGGAGAACAATCACCCTACGCATCTTGGGCTTTCCATCTTCAACCTCCTCTGTTGCTGTCCCCTCGGCTTCGCCGCCATCATCTACTCTTGCCAG gTGAAAAATGCCAACGCCGTGGGGGACAGCAACCAGGCCGCCAAAGCGTCCCGCACGGCCAAGATGCTCAACATTGTCGGGATCGTCTTCGGAGTGATTGTTATTATCGCCATTGTCGTGTTTTTAGTGATCAGGACGAAGCTGTGA